The following coding sequences lie in one Candidatus Eisenbacteria bacterium genomic window:
- a CDS encoding cytochrome c-type biogenesis protein CcmH — MYAVVALGLLGHSRAIVASTVDEHARAINHEYMSPYCPGLLLADCSSSGAMTLRNEVRAALTAGVPEAEVRAEIERLFGERILAMPPWRGLGLVAWLAPYVGLALASGVVVAWWRRQMRASAPTADVTPSAVDPALRAQLEAELRHS, encoded by the coding sequence GTGTACGCCGTGGTCGCGCTGGGCCTGCTCGGGCACAGCCGGGCAATCGTGGCGAGCACAGTCGACGAACACGCGCGCGCGATCAATCATGAGTACATGAGCCCGTATTGCCCGGGTCTTCTGCTCGCGGACTGCTCGAGTTCCGGCGCGATGACGTTGCGCAACGAGGTCCGCGCGGCCCTCACCGCGGGCGTACCCGAGGCCGAAGTGCGGGCCGAGATCGAGCGACTCTTCGGCGAGCGCATCCTAGCGATGCCCCCGTGGCGGGGCTTAGGCCTCGTCGCGTGGCTTGCACCATACGTCGGCCTCGCGCTCGCTTCCGGCGTCGTCGTCGCGTGGTGGCGGCGCCAGATGCGCGCGTCCGCGCCCACGGCCGACGTCACACCCTCCGCCGTGGATCCCGCGCTCCGGGCGCAACTCGAAGCGGAGCTGCGCCACTCCTGA